A stretch of DNA from Aciduliprofundum sp. MAR08-339:
TACCCTCAGATATCTGAAATCCCTTGTATATCACTTCCTTTCCACCCGTAACATTTAGATTCTTGTCGTACCTTAAAAGTAGATCAATTGGAAGTTTTTCCACGTAGGGATTTGAAACTCTTATGGTAACAGTTTCATTACCCACCACAATCTTGTGTATCCCCTCTGAAAGATATGGAATCTTGAGAATTAAACCCTGTGTTTCATAGGGTATGAGAGTTAGATTTATGAGGTAATAAGGAGAATTATCCAGGTATACCATGGTGGAATATTTCCCACTATTTGGCCCATTGATTATTTCTATGTTTATGATACCACGCTGGTTGGTATTTATATTGGAATTTTCAACCTGTACCTTTACGTTGACATGAGTTATTCCTACAACATCCAGTGTAACATTCATACGTGCTATGTTTCCATTCAGATCCTCTGCATATATGGTGACATTGTGGATTCCAATGGATAACTGGGAGAAATGCACGACTATCGTTCCATTTTCCGATTCTCCCCTAACCATCCCATCACAGGTCCACCACATTTTTCTTAGTCCCACATTATCAAAGGCACGGAAAATTGCACTTTTATTGTTTGAAATGATATTATAGGTTTTTCCAAGGATTACTGGGGGGATCCTCTCTCCGGTGTTGTTTATGATGATCGTAACATAGGTTGAATTTACATTTCCAGAATAATCCGCTGCCACCAATTTTCCAACATACCTTCCAGGCGGTATGAAATGCACGGTGTCATTTAAGATCTCCATTGTTTTTATCTCAATTCTATTTCCTGAATTTCTGAAAATCTTTCCAAATATGGATAGCGTTGCATACTTTATACCCACGTCATCCCACAGAGTCACATTGGTGGTGTTTCCGCTCCAGATACGTATGTACGTGTCATTGATCTTCGGAGGAATATTATCCATTACAAACATTTTAAAAGGAGAGATTGCAACATTCCCATTCACATCTGCTGCATATATTTCCACCGTCACAAATCCGTAACCAAGTTTTTCAGCCCTTACACTTATATTATTAGAATCTGCGGATGCAACAGTGCGATTAAATACTATCACACTTATTCTTTTCACACCCACATTGTCATAGGCTGTGAAATTTATATAATCCGTGGCGTTGCATACTGAAACACTTGGAAGAATTATTACAGGAGGAATTTTCTCTCCGGTATTGTTTATTTCAATCCTAACCTCAGAGTTGTTCTTGTTATTGAATATGTCCTCTGCATATATTTTTGCGATGTATACTCCTGGTGAAACAAACTCAACGGAGTTGTTGAGAATCTCCATTGTTGGAATCTTCACTTCCCTTGTGCCATTGAACCACTTCCCAAATATGAAAACGGAGAGTTTTTTCATCAAAGTATTATCCTTGGCCCTGATAACAATATCCTCCCCACTCCATATTTTTGTTTTCACAACCTCTATTTTTGGTGGAACCATATCAGTGAAATTCTTGATTATGATCAGGGGAAAACTTCTCTTATTTCCGTAGATGTCCTGAGCATAAATATAGCCCTTGTAGAAACCATCTGGCACCTGGGATGAGTTTATCCATACGGTGAAATTTTCCACGCTGAGATTTTCATAAAGCTCAATTGGTGTACCGTTCACATAAACCTTAACATCCTCTATCAGAGTATTATCAAAAATCCTCATTTTGTAAGATTGCTTTCCCCCATTGAAATTTAAAATTCCACTTCCCAGAACTATTGGAGGGAGCTTTTCTCCAGTATTGTTTATTATCACCTCAAAATAAGTTTCATTCACATTTCCCGCCGCATCTCTTGCTGTAGCTATACCCTCATAGATTCCCTCTGGCATAAAATAAACTTCACCGTTTCTTATCTCCATAGTGGGAATATCCACTTCCCCCATATTCGGGGGAGATGAGTAGTATGTTCTGTTAAAAATCTGCACGGTCAAATTTGTAACTCCAAGATCATCATAGGCCTTAACCTCTACGGGTATACCGCTCCATATTCTAATACTTACTGGATCTTTTCCAAGTAGATTGCATCTCACAGTGGAAGTTCTCTGGGTACCTCCAACTATGATCTCAGGTTTCTGGGTATCAGAGGAATGAATAACCCTTGGGTTCACAACAATTTTCAAAGTTCTATTGACAACATTTTTGGCAAATATCTCCAGATTTAGTCTGCTCTCTTTCCCACTAATTTTTATTGGTATATTTACTGTGTAATTGAACAGATAAAAATCAAAGGTGTAGTTTCTGAGCGTATATATGACACGGTCATCTAACCTCACAGACAAATTTTGAAACGGAACCTCACTCCAGAGCGTGATGTTGTAAGTGGTATTGAAATAAACAGGGGTAAAGTCACTGAAGGGTACATTTGCGAAAATTTGAGAGTTATTGTAAATATGAACAATTAACGTTTCATTGCCCATAAACCACCCTCTTACCACATTGATGGAGAGAACGTGATTACCGGATATGGAGTAAAGAGGGATTGAAGAGTTCGTATTCCTGATTAGACCATTATCAAGAGAATAGAATATCCTCGTTCCATTCGATGCGTTTATCTCAATGCTTTCCCCTCTTTTAACAAAGACCACATTTCCCATGGGGGAAGGTGTTATATTGGCAAGTGCGCTAAGATTCTCCCTTTTAAATACCTCCACTACCAGATTTCTGCTTTCAAATCCGGGTTTGTAGAACGATAAATTGTACCTTCCAACGAAGGGAAACGTGATATTTGCAGAGTAGTTTATACGATAGATTTTCATATACTGCCCGTTAGAAACCTCGAGGGTGGCGTTGGTTATTTTCCTGTCATTCCTTGTTAGAAAAACGTAGTTTGTGGAAGTGTTCACATATGTCAGGGTTTTACCCCTTATAACAACGGGATTTTTCACAACCAAGATTTGAGAGAAAGAAGGGTAATAAAGAACATCGTTTTTGACCGCCACATCTATTTTTTGCTGCCCTGGAATATAGGCTGTAAGTGTAACATTGAAAGTTGCAGACCCTGAAACATATATATCTCTTTCGAAACTTTGATTCTCAAAATTCAGGTAAAAACTGCACATCCCCTCCTCAGATCCCATATTCTTTATTGTAACTGTGGCATTAAACTTGTTGTAGGAGTAAACTTGAGATACTGAGGTTACATTGACGGTGAATTTTGGATAATCCGGATTCAATAGTTCCTTCGTTTTTTCCAAATCATCGGTTTTAAAACGTATTATAGATACCTGATTATCCTTCAAGCCGGCGAGTTTCTGGGCTGTTGGGAGAGAGACCAGAATCTCATCATCAGCGCTGCTCCCAGTTTTGAATACTCCTGTTATATTTATTATTGCAAATGAAGATTGAAAAGAACCGTAGACACTCAATTTTTCCCCAATGCTAAGGTGCAGAAACTTAAAAATTTTCGCCCCCGCAAGGGCACCATCCACGTTTTTTGGCATGCTACCCATTACTATCTTTCCATCCTCTATGCTCAGAAAATTTTTGAATTCCACACCCCTCAAGGTCACAGGCTGATTTTTTATGGTGGTGAAAAGAAAGATCTCAGGGCTCACGGCCGTTATGTAGGATGTGTTTTCCAGACCGTACGCAAGTGCCAAATTCAGATTGCTTCTCAGAGGATTCCTGTCGTGGGAGGATGTGAGTACATACACGTTTTTGTTACCCATTATTTCCTGGGGCATAAGGTACATTGAATTTAAAGATACAAAGATGGACGTGAAAAGCATCATAAGAATTATAACTGGCACGATAATTGATTTTTTTATTATCACAGAGCCCCCCTCCTCATTCCCTCCAGTATTCCCGTTCCAACTGCCCTTCTTATGGGATGAATGGATGCAAGAGTGGCTCCAACCACGGTGAGCAGGAGGTTTATTAGAAACATTGTGGATGGAATGGATATACTGAGAGAACTGAGCAATCCGGAAAACTGGAGAATTGTTGGAAGCATGTAGGATAGGACTATCCCAAAGGAGAGGCCTACAATCATTCCGGCTGCACCTATATACAGAGATCTCAGAAAATATATTGCAGATATGTTATGAGATGTGGATCCCAAAGCCCGTATTATGGCTATTTTCCTTATGTTTTCACTTATCTCCATTTCAAGCAGTGCGTTTATGAAAAAATATATGGCCACAACAGAAATCAAGGATAAAAGAACCAAATCTACGTAGGTTTCCTCCGCGCTTTTGTAATAAAAATCTCCAAGTTTTATCATTGACTGTGTTATTAAGCCATCCACCTCCAGATACTTATCCGTGATAATAAAATTGGGCTCCTTTTGAAACTCTCTGGCAACCGTATAGTTTATAACTCCCCAGTAATCCGGAAAAAATTCAAACCTCATAGTTCTCAGAACCTTTAATTTCAGTGTCTCATCTTTAATTGTGACACCCACATCACCTCTTTTGTGAAAGTACTCTCCCAAGATTATTGACCCAGGATTGCATCCATACGCCCACCCAAGCACATTATGTGGATCGTATATCCCCACAACATAGGTGCTCAAATTTCCGATTCTGGCCGGAATGAGGTACACATAGGCGCCAATAGCCCCCTTATGGTTCACACGACTATTGAGGAGATTTTTGGATGAAGAAATTATGTAATATTGTGAATGAAATCTCTCAACAAGTTCCCTGTTGCTCACTTCAAAACTGTAGGCAATGGTATAGGTTGATGTAATGAACATTATCACAATGGCTATTGCAAGAATGGTTATTTTTGAGCGTTTTCTTATCGAAATAACATACCTCAACGGAGCAATCATTCCAGTCCAGTAAAAACTATATATGCTTATTAAATTTACTGTGCGTGGTGTATCTGAACGTATCAAACGTATCAAAAACATATGGGAGTTATATGGTTCTCAGAAGGGTGAATTTAAACGTTGATAGGGGATATATTGTGATGATAAAAGGACAGTCAGGTGTTGGAAAAACCACTCTGCTCAATATAATTTCAGGTCTGGAAATTCCCGATGAAGGAAGTGTAAAGATAGAAAACATTGAAATAACAAAATTAAGTGAGAATGAGCGGGCAAAATTCAGGCTTCAAAGGATAGGAATAATCTTTCAGTCCACAAATTTGATAGATGATCTAACGGTAATGGAGAACGTAGCACTTCCTCTAAAACTGGCCGGTAAGAGATGGAAAGAGCGAGTGGAAGATTTGTTGGAATATTTCGGCATAAAGGAAAAAATGCATTCCTTTCCCTCATCTTTGAGTGGGGGAGAGATGCAGCGTGTGGCCATTGCAAGGGCTCTTGCCAATGATCCTGAACTGTTGATAGCTGATGAACCCACATCAAATCTGGACGATGAAAACACGGAAAACATTGTGGAACTTATGAAAAAAATAAATAAGGAATTGGGGGTCACAATAATACTGGCTACCCACGATCCCAGATTGGAGAAACTGAATGCAAGGAAATACATTATGAAAGAGGGAAGTCTGTATGAAGGATAAGAACCTCGTGGCCCTGCTTACCGTTTTATTTTTCCTCACATATTTCTTGCCGTGGTGGATCACCAAACTCATATCTCTCGGATTCATCCTTTTCTTTGCCCCGGGATTTTTCACCATAAGGATTTACAAGGACCTGGACACCGAGGAACTTGTTCTAATATCACCCCCTTTGAGTTTGGGGATAAGTGGTTTGATTGCCGTGGTTCTTGCCGCCTTGTCCATCCTTACTCCATACACCATGCTCATCACCGTTGGGGCATACCTGTGCATTGCATACGCACTCTCATCAGGAGGGGAAATAAAGAGAATAAAATGGGAAAAACCTTCAAAATTTGTTTCTGCCGTAATAATACTTTCAATTCTTCTTATCACAGTATGGGGATACTCAGAGTTCACCGCATCACCCAGGCATGAAGTGGACATTTCCATAGAATCCTGGCCCCATAATGTAACTGTTGGGAAAAACGTGAGTTTTGAACTAATGGTGAAAAACTGGAACTACGGTGATTCGGATTTAAAGATCATTTTCAAATTAAATAACATCAATATAGGTACCGTTCACTTCCATCTTTCAAACGGACAGGAGAAAGAAATAAAATTTGAAACAAATTCCACCGTTACGGGAAAAAATCTAGCTTCGTTTGACGTGTACGTTAATGGTCATCTTTACACGAATGTTCATGTTTACTTTATGGTAAAACCCAAAAAATAGTTACTATTTTATAGGTCAATTGGTATCCCCCCCCTATGGTCCCGATGAGCACAGGAGGTGGTGCCGATGAGCCGCCACCTCGTAGACATAAAGATGATTCGGGAAAGCTTCATTGCTCTTTTGATGGCACTTATAGCAGATAGTTTTGCAGGAATGCTTTTAAACAGATCCATAGGGGTATTCAACGCCATTCCAGGATTGCTGATGATTCTCCCAGCACTCTTGGATATGCGAGGGAACGTTTACGGTGCACAGATTTCAAGGTTAAGTTCCAAACTTCATCTTGGAGAAATCTCAGGAATGAAGGATAAAAAGGTGAAAATAAACATAATTTCTGCAATAGCACTGGCTTTCACGGTAAGCTATATTATGATCATCCTAACATCTGGAGTTTTCTATTTCACAAAGGGTATAATAATTCCTGTAATGATAATCCTCACAATAATACTCACAAACCACTTCTTTACATCATCCATTCTGACACCTGTATCTGCATACATAGCCGTGAAATCATACGAGAAAAAATGGAATCCGGATAACATCGGAGTACCAATAATTTCCGCAGTGGGGGACTTTCTCGTGGTATTTTTCATGATATTCAGCGCTCTCATAGTAACCTGGTTACCCGATATCCTCAGATACGCACTTCTGGGAGTGTGGGTTGCCTACACCCTTTACGTGTTTTTTAAAACATTAAAAAGCCATGAGGGAAGAAGAATATACAGGGAGAGTTTCATTGTGCTTATCCTTGTGGGTCTCTTTGAACTAGTTACTGGCACCCTGTGGGAGGATAACAAACTTCCCCTATTGCTTTTGATCCTGCCCCCCTTTCAAGAAACCCTTGGCAATATAGGCAGCGTTCTCTCCGCAAGGCTGTCATCCTTCATATATCTCGGATACATAGAACCCGGGATAATACCCAAGGGAAGAAGGTTTCTGGAAGATGTGGTTTCCACCTACGTTCTGGCCATAATCATGGCATCCATAGTTGCAGCACTCGGATTCTTCTATACAATGAACTTTATGGTTGTGGTCATGATATTCGTCGCCGGCATGCTCGCAGCCACACTGTTGATTCTCATATCCTACTACCTGACATACCTAAGCATAAAACTAAAAATGGATCCCGACAATGCAGTTATACCCATAATAACAACACTAGCAGATATTGTGGGCTCGGGAACAATGATATTCCTCTACTACATATTTTTCTAATCTTATTTAGAAATATAAAAATAAAAAGTGAACGATGCTAGTTTATATTCTCTTGAATTTTCCCAGATAGGGTTCGTAGATCTCCCCCTTTTCCTGAAGGGAGAGCAGAACCTCGTCAAGTTTCTCCTCGGATATCCCAGATTTCTCCAACAGGGCCTCGTAGGAGGCACCCTTTCCATCCTGATCCAGTTGCTCAATTAGGTTCAATATCTCCTCCTCCAGTTCGCCAACCTCTTCTTGTTCCTCCTCTTCCTCAACTGTTGGCAGTTCATAGCCCATGGCTCTGTACTCTGGGAGGAGATGTTTGAGGGCATCCTTTAGCATATCCATATACCGCTCAACATTGATCTTCTGGTAGTACCGAATTGCAAGAACCACCCCCTCTGAGATCTTCCTGGAGAATCCGAGAGACGTCAGCTTGTCCACGGAGGGTTCATCCATGCGAAGAGCTTCACCCATGGCATCAATTCTGATTTTCAATCTTCTTGCAGTGTCAAATACCCAGTAATCGCGCAGAATCTCATTTACTATTTTTACCCTTTCCGGCACAACGGAAACGTACATAAGGTCTTCCCTTGGATTGTACACATTAACCTTTCCAACAACTGCAATGAATTGCGGCACTTTGACTGTTTCAAGAATCTGTCTTGCCTCAGGATTGAACTTTCCGGCAAGCATGTAGAATGCTCCCGTCTGATCTGCTATGCGGGCCTTTATCACCTCTTCAGTAATAACCCGAACCTCTGTGAGCACTCCCACCACGAACAGTCGGCTTATTTTCGCTCCAATAGGGGTTATCACGTAACTGGGCATCTTGGGTTCAGTGGCCTTTATATAGTGTTTTGAAGAGTTGTACTCTGCAGCAAATACTCTCCAAGCAGGCTCACGCATTTTTACCACCCCAACTCCTCAAGCATGTTCTCCGCATCCTTTGCTATGTCTTCTATGTTTATAAACTCAAAATCGTGCACGAGCATTGTTAGTCCATATTTTTCCTTTGATATAACATTGCCTCTTAGACGCATTGGCACCGCTATGAGTTTCTCCTCAATCATCTCCCTTATAACTGCGGGATTTCCAAGATTTTCCTGAACCAAGGAAATGGCCTTGTCCATGCCTATTCCAAGTATTCTTTCCGTTTGCTCTCTGTTGAAGAGACAGATTGCACCACCAGTTCCGTCATCAAGAACGGCTTTTATCCTCAAATCAGGTTTGGGCGTAACCTTCCCGTGCACGGGACATATGGTAGAATTCAAAACTCTTCCACATTCCGGACAGCGGTATATGAGTCCACTTCCACGCTTCACATCTATGATAACGCCCTCAACAAGCACGTTAAATCCACCCTTGCCTTCTAGGCTCTCAAGGGTCACTGGAATCTCTTTTATCTCTATATTCAGATTTACCCTTTCAATTGTAGAACGAGGATCAAATACGAGTTGGGGCATACCTCTGAAAGTACGTACGTAGGCACCACTTATTTTAAGTACATCACCCTTATTTACCTTTATGTCCCAAGCACTGAATGGTATTTCACCCGTATCGTCACCAATTATACCCTCGTAAACCTTTCTGGGCACACCATCAACCATGACCTCTCTCTCGGTAACATCCAAAATTTTACCGACAACCTGAACAAATCCCATCCTCGGATGCAGTTCCACTATCTTTGCAGGAGTTATTGAGGTCTTTACATCAACCGAGTTTGGTGGAAGGAGAGTGATGATCGTATTGTTTCCAAATACGAGTTGCGTTTTACCCTGCCACTCTCTCGTATACGCGTTTTTAACCTGTATGCAATCACCCTTTCTCAACTCAACATCGAGACGCCATGCCGTAAAAGGTATTGTACCCGTTTCATCACCCACAATACCATAGTACATCTTTCTCGCCATACCGTCAAGCTGATACTCTCTTGAATTGATTGTTATGACCTTCAATTTAATATCCACCCTTGCATCGTTTGGACCTAGATCTGAGATCTTTTTCTCGTTGTTTATGAGTTTTGTGGGATCTCCCCCCAGCTTTGAAACTATACTCCTCTTCGCTTCGGTCATTGGCACCTTGAAATTTGTGATCCAGTTTCGCAGTTCTCTGGCAATTACATCCTTATCCACTTTTCCCCCAAGCACCCTGTAAATATCATCCACGTGCTTTTCAAAATCTTCCATATTAACCACCTTCACATATAGCCCTTGATATCCTTATCCATACTTTTCATTATCTCATCCACTATCTCCTCAGCATCCTTTTTCTTTAGACCCACACGATTTATGAGGAATTTCACCACGTCCTCCCTCTTTGCGCCCTCACTCAGGCGCTCCTTAACTAGACCAACTAGCCTGGCAAACAATTGGTTCTGAAACTCCTCTTCAAGGTCAAGGGCACGAACCATCATGTACATTCCCGTAACCATGGCCGCTATTGAATCTTCAAAAACACCCTTGTTAAAGTACTTCTTTCCAAGGTCTATCTGAAGTACAACCTCCTCGTTTATGCCCTCAAGGGCAAATTTCAGGTAATCCGCACTGCCATTTAGCAGGAGCAAAGCCCTGGCAATTTTCAATCTCTCCTTAGTATCTTCAACAGCAGTCTCTATACCCGTGTAAACCCGCAACCTTATGAAATTATCATCCTCAGAAACATAGAGAATGAATGGTATCTTCGGATGCTGGGCCATCAGGGTGTTGTTTTCCCTCTCAACATTCCAAGGCAGGTCAACAAGGTCCTGGGCATCATCGTTTCCCTCCCTAAGCCATTTTTCAATCTCGTCCAGAAGCATGATTGATTAGATTGAAAGAAAGTATAATAAACTTTCCAACAAGAAAAATATTTAAGGAGCAAACATTATATGCCTTCATATGCAAACTGGCTTTGATATCATGGAGTACGATTCTGCACTTCGAAATCTATGGGCAAGGAGAATCGCTGCGGGTTTTGTGGATTTCGTCATAACCCTTGCAATTGCCTATGCGCTCGGTTACTTTTTCAAATGGAACATGGGCACAGTAATTTTCATATGGCAGGGCATAATATGGTTCATTTACTCTGTGATTTTTGATGCCATCAACGGAAAAACCCCTGGAAAGTACATATTCAAACTCAAGGCTGTATCATTCATAGGCTCGTTGGACATATGGAAGGCCATAGGGAGAAATGCAACGAAATTGAACTGGATAATATACATTGCGGATATCATTGCTGGATTGAGCACCGAGGGAGAGCCAAGGCAGAGATATTCGGAGCGAATTTTGGATTGCCTCGTAATCTCCGATTTCAGGTTCAGAGAGGAGAGAAAAACAAAGACATTCAGAGTAGAGGAGGAAAAAGAGGAGTTTGAACTTCCAGAATAATTTATCTTCACATCATTTCCCTGAGGATTCTCTCCTTCATCTTTATGAGTTCAACTCTTCTCCTTTCAATATCGCGCAACTCCCTCTCAATCTCCTCCAGCATCTTGCCGAAATCTTCAACTTGTATGCTCTCAGAATCTTCCTCTATGGGATATTCACGTATTTCAAAAATTCCCGGAGCCACATCTATGACTATGGAAAAACCCCTGTGAACCTCATAGAGCTTTCTTGGAGGACCCATTTCGCTTTTTTCTGTACCTGCCCTTCTTATTATGTTTGATCTCTCCAGAATCTCAAGATGTTTGACTATGGCCTGCTGGGACACTCTCAACTCCTTGGCCAGCTGAAGGGCATACTGGCGCCCTTCAGCCAGCCTCTTGAGTATCTCCCTCCTTGTCTGATTCTCGATCGCATTCAGAAGTTCGTCTATGCTGCTCATTTTCACCTTACTTTTATCTTCTTGCCCTTCTTCTTTCTCGGTTCAGCCCTCTCAAACACCACATCAAGTATTCCGTTCTTGTACGTTGCCTTGGCGGAATCTGGCTTGACCTTGGCTGGAAGTTCTACTTCCTTGTAGTACTTGCGCTCTGGAGTATCAACCTTTATTGTGAGCACGTTATCCTCATCGTTAAGATCCAGTTCAATGTCATCCTTGTTCACTCCTGGTATCTCGGCTGTTATGCTCACAGTCTTATCATCCTCCATAACATCCACAATGGGCTCCCGGTAATCCTCCATGCTCTCCTCCTTTATGCCAAATCTGCGGGGCACGTTGCCAAACTCCTGTATCTGCGGCTTGCCATCAGGACCTATGCGCATGCTAAAACCATAAACGTAAGGACCCTTGATCTCACCCCTTCCAAAATCGCGCATTATGCGGTTCATCCACTCCTCCATTCTTCTTATCTCTCTCTCAATGTCAAATCCAAAGAAATCATCATTGAAGAAATCCCTATCCCATTCGTCGTCCCTATCCCTTCTTCTCTTCCACACCATTTTTATCACCTCCAGTTATCAACTTTTAGTTCACAACCATGCTTATTAGGAACTGCTATATAAATTTTTCTGAGAAAGTTTATATGGGCGATTTGCATATTAAATAATGGGAAGCGCATCCCATCCCTTCTGGCATACTTCTTTTATTTTTTTGTTTTGAAAAATTGTATGAAGGTGCAAATTATAAATATGCCTTTTCCATAACCACATAATGACTCCCTCCGAGGGCTTCCTGCTGATACTGGTAGCCATACTGATAATCATCGTACTTCCCAGATTCAAAGTTCACATAGCCATTGCAATAATGATAGGTGCACTGTTTCTCCTATTCGCCCTCGGTGCACAGTGGGATAAGGTGCTACTTGCACTTCTGAACTGGCATAATTTCTGGAGAATAATTGTCATAGTGTTTCTTTCACTGCTCATCGTTGCACTTATGGAAAAAGTGGGGTACCTGAATATGATGGTAAACGCAGTTAAATCCCTGGCTTCCTCACTGGGATCCTCCATGGTCTCAATATCCTCCTTTATAGGACTACTTCCAATGCCCGGAGGTGCCTATGTCTCCGCGCGCCTCGTTGATTCACTTGCCAAGGAGATGTCCTTGAATCCCCTGGAAGCCACTTCCCTAAACTACTGGTTTCGGCACCTATGGGAATACTGGTGGCCCCTATATACGGGAGTAATTGTTGCCTCTGCAATATTCAATGTGACTATTCCCGATTTTGTTATCCACATGTTCTTCCTCACCATACTCGCAGTCACCGGTGGATACCTGTTCATATATTACCCCATAATGAAAAAGAAGAACATAAAGAAGAAGAGAGTTGAAAAGGATCGCGGAAGGGAATTCGGAAAATTGCTGTACTCTGCCTGGCCCATACTGGTGGTAATGCTCTTGACACTGGTTGGAATTCCTGTGCCCACAAAAGGAGGATTGGAGATCCAGAGGGTAGATCTTTTTTACTCACTTCTTGTGGTTGATCTAACGCTCATAGGAATTCTGATTTACAGGGGAAGAAAAAAAGATGCCATATACGGGTTGAAATTCGCCTTGAAGCCGACATTCCTTGGTGTTACCTTTGCAGCACTTTTCATGAAAATAGCAGTGCTGCAGACCAATTCAATGTACTACACCTATGAGTTCTTCAACCTTTACCACATACCGGCATTTGTTGTGATAATCGTACTCCCATACCTAGCAGGACTTATGACCGGTGTAACCGTGGCTTACGTGGCTGCAACATTTCCTCTGCTTTTGCCCTTTATAGGTACCCCTCCAAGTTTTGCAGCCATAGCACTTGCCTATGCATCCGGGTACGCCGGACATCTGACCTCTCCCGTGCACCTTTGTCTGGTTCTATCCGCCCAGCACTTCAAGGCTGATGTGTACAAGGTAATAAAAAGAGTAAGCCCTGCAGTGATATTTGTGGTCGCCATAACCCTTCTAATCTATTTCTTGGCCTAATCCATACCTTTTTACCCAGTTGAGAAAAATTAAAGGAAGAAGGTCCGAAGGAGAGCATTCTCAGGGTAAAAGAACCAACACATGGCATTTATGGGGGATTTTGAAAGACATCCCTCTTTGGGGGTAAAGCACCTTTTCCAAAGGGGCTTAGTGCTCCGGCCGGGATTTGAACCCGGGTCGAGGGGTTGAGAGCCCCTAATGCTTGGCCGGGCTACACCACCGGAGCATGCGATTGCCCGTTAAGGCGTATAGGCACTGGGCATATAAAATTTTCTTTGCAAATTGTTAAAAGGATGATATGCATGCCCCGAGTATGGATGTGTTCCTTGATCTGACTGGCACGATAACAAGTGTGGAAAGTGAAAATTACGCGTTTTACAAGATGTGTGAAGCGATTAAGAAAAGATTTGAAATTGATATGAGTGTAGAGCAGTTGATGCACCATATCTTGGAATTCA
This window harbors:
- a CDS encoding FtsX-like permease family protein, which translates into the protein MIAPLRYVISIRKRSKITILAIAIVIMFITSTYTIAYSFEVSNRELVERFHSQYYIISSSKNLLNSRVNHKGAIGAYVYLIPARIGNLSTYVVGIYDPHNVLGWAYGCNPGSIILGEYFHKRGDVGVTIKDETLKLKVLRTMRFEFFPDYWGVINYTVAREFQKEPNFIITDKYLEVDGLITQSMIKLGDFYYKSAEETYVDLVLLSLISVVAIYFFINALLEMEISENIRKIAIIRALGSTSHNISAIYFLRSLYIGAAGMIVGLSFGIVLSYMLPTILQFSGLLSSLSISIPSTMFLINLLLTVVGATLASIHPIRRAVGTGILEGMRRGAL
- a CDS encoding ABC transporter ATP-binding protein, producing the protein MVYLNVSNVSKTYGSYMVLRRVNLNVDRGYIVMIKGQSGVGKTTLLNIISGLEIPDEGSVKIENIEITKLSENERAKFRLQRIGIIFQSTNLIDDLTVMENVALPLKLAGKRWKERVEDLLEYFGIKEKMHSFPSSLSGGEMQRVAIARALANDPELLIADEPTSNLDDENTENIVELMKKINKELGVTIILATHDPRLEKLNARKYIMKEGSLYEG
- a CDS encoding FtsX-like permease family protein, with product MIIKKSIIVPVIILMMLFTSIFVSLNSMYLMPQEIMGNKNVYVLTSSHDRNPLRSNLNLALAYGLENTSYITAVSPEIFLFTTIKNQPVTLRGVEFKNFLSIEDGKIVMGSMPKNVDGALAGAKIFKFLHLSIGEKLSVYGSFQSSFAIINITGVFKTGSSADDEILVSLPTAQKLAGLKDNQVSIIRFKTDDLEKTKELLNPDYPKFTVNVTSVSQVYSYNKFNATVTIKNMGSEEGMCSFYLNFENQSFERDIYVSGSATFNVTLTAYIPGQQKIDVAVKNDVLYYPSFSQILVVKNPVVIRGKTLTYVNTSTNYVFLTRNDRKITNATLEVSNGQYMKIYRINYSANITFPFVGRYNLSFYKPGFESRNLVVEVFKRENLSALANITPSPMGNVVFVKRGESIEINASNGTRIFYSLDNGLIRNTNSSIPLYSISGNHVLSINVVRGWFMGNETLIVHIYNNSQIFANVPFSDFTPVYFNTTYNITLWSEVPFQNLSVRLDDRVIYTLRNYTFDFYLFNYTVNIPIKISGKESRLNLEIFAKNVVNRTLKIVVNPRVIHSSDTQKPEIIVGGTQRTSTVRCNLLGKDPVSIRIWSGIPVEVKAYDDLGVTNLTVQIFNRTYYSSPPNMGEVDIPTMEIRNGEVYFMPEGIYEGIATARDAAGNVNETYFEVIINNTGEKLPPIVLGSGILNFNGGKQSYKMRIFDNTLIEDVKVYVNGTPIELYENLSVENFTVWINSSQVPDGFYKGYIYAQDIYGNKRSFPLIIIKNFTDMVPPKIEVVKTKIWSGEDIVIRAKDNTLMKKLSVFIFGKWFNGTREVKIPTMEILNNSVEFVSPGVYIAKIYAEDIFNNKNNSEVRIEINNTGEKIPPVIILPSVSVCNATDYINFTAYDNVGVKRISVIVFNRTVASADSNNISVRAEKLGYGFVTVEIYAADVNGNVAISPFKMFVMDNIPPKINDTYIRIWSGNTTNVTLWDDVGIKYATLSIFGKIFRNSGNRIEIKTMEILNDTVHFIPPGRYVGKLVAADYSGNVNSTYVTIIINNTGERIPPVILGKTYNIISNNKSAIFRAFDNVGLRKMWWTCDGMVRGESENGTIVVHFSQLSIGIHNVTIYAEDLNGNIARMNVTLDVVGITHVNVKVQVENSNINTNQRGIINIEIINGPNSGKYSTMVYLDNSPYYLINLTLIPYETQGLILKIPYLSEGIHKIVVGNETVTIRVSNPYVEKLPIDLLLRYDKNLNVTGGKEVIYKGFQISEGNFIILIYSLIGVGMVLVILGMYSSLLKALKERNIAVLRAIGATNSQILKFALKDSFYYIFLPILFGIVVGYIMLFILQYFEVLRAFGHRLIISTNIQLISLNLIIGLGFAILTMAVVFKNVLSSKVVHLFSGETGEREVDLKEVFQ